From the Oleiphilus messinensis genome, one window contains:
- a CDS encoding DUF2802 domain-containing protein: MSDLSTMLSDVTLLGLATIVALCMITTFLIIERRKNAKTQLLLKQELQKLRKDMQAVSNGSIGVGKRLLEIQDIQRKIDSRFDSLQKKDPGRVTYSEAARLVTLGAEIEDLMNTCGISRPEAELVTALQNKPKAAANKPAPRAVA, translated from the coding sequence ATGTCAGACTTATCTACGATGTTATCCGACGTAACACTTCTGGGTCTCGCCACTATTGTGGCATTGTGCATGATTACCACCTTCCTGATAATCGAGCGCCGCAAAAACGCCAAAACACAACTGCTGCTCAAACAGGAGCTCCAGAAACTTCGCAAGGACATGCAGGCCGTGAGCAATGGATCTATCGGTGTAGGTAAACGACTCCTCGAAATACAGGATATTCAACGAAAAATCGACTCTCGTTTTGATTCACTACAGAAGAAAGATCCCGGACGTGTAACCTACTCCGAAGCCGCACGACTGGTCACACTCGGTGCCGAAATTGAAGATTTAATGAACACATGCGGCATCTCCCGCCCTGAAGCAGAACTGGTCACCGCATTACAAAACAAACCCAAAGCCGCTGCCAATAAACCCGCACCGCGAGCAGTGGCCTGA
- a CDS encoding type II toxin-antitoxin system RelE/ParE family toxin: MRARRQLKEIYHFIAEDSETAAERVTDEMVEYSMQLDTLPYRHHMTPELKDEYVREFSMYSYRVIFEILPDDIIAVIAVVHKRQNIRPKDITRA, from the coding sequence CTGCGCGCCAGACGTCAGCTAAAAGAGATTTATCATTTTATAGCTGAAGATTCTGAAACCGCTGCCGAGCGTGTCACGGATGAGATGGTCGAGTACTCAATGCAGCTGGATACCCTGCCATATCGCCACCATATGACCCCCGAACTAAAAGATGAATACGTCCGAGAATTTTCAATGTATTCCTATCGGGTAATTTTTGAAATATTGCCTGATGATATTATTGCCGTTATCGCCGTAGTTCATAAAAGACAAAATATTCGGCCCAAGGATATTACCCGCGCTTGA